The following are encoded in a window of Vigna unguiculata cultivar IT97K-499-35 chromosome 8, ASM411807v1, whole genome shotgun sequence genomic DNA:
- the LOC114194724 gene encoding probable receptor-like protein kinase At1g11050, with protein MDKQVVLLSLLILFFTVSISGVSSTTSTCPMDLSYIETFPWDTSSCRDPVDKEHCCQALLSVIGMGIAQHLKDTSYFQLPDENTSSTCLSDFQTKISALSINSSLVPYCFPRASELVTNASTCAGIITVDDWKKKVGMISPLDTSCNGDLSDQTRCSICIDAGLKVTSLLKGLDPNATKCFYFTVLYATAIVNQYGPSNLGTAACILGMPLSVKGSSNKKQELKLVFGLVGAVTGVVLGFVLIVVYRKWDKRRKEDNYHRSVENGVRNSVLPNTGAKWFHISELERATGKFSQRNMVGQGGDGVVYKGTLSDGTVVAVKEIFDLETKGDEDFCYEVEIISKIKHRNLLPLRGCCISSDNLKGKRRFLVYDFMPNGSLSYQLSVSGANRLTWPQRKNIILDVAKGLAYLHYEIKPPIYHRDIKATNILLDSKMKAKVSDFGLAKQGNDGQSHLTTRVAGTYGYLAPEYALYGQLTEKSDVYSFGIVILEIMSGRKVLDTMNSSVVLITDWAWTLAKSGNMEDIFDQSIKEEGPEKIMERFVLVGILCAHAMVALRPTIAEALKMLEGDIDIPQLPDRPVPLGHETFQSSLLHGMQTSVGSSSYFSSYLASYSTSTRTT; from the coding sequence ATGGATAAGCAAGTGGTTCTTCTTTCTCTCCTAATCTTGTTCTTCACTGTTTCCATATCTGGTGTTTCATCCACCACATCCACATGCCCCATGGATCTCAGCTATATTGAGACCTTTCCATGGGATACTTCATCCTGCAGAGACCCTGTTGATAAGGAGCACTGTTGCCAAGCTTTGCTCAGTGTAATTGGCATGGGGATAGCCCAACACCTCAAAGACACTTCCTACTTTCAACTTCCTGATGAAAACACTTCCTCCACCTGTTTGTCAGATTTCCAAACCAAAATCTCAGCTTTGTCAATTAACTCCTCTTTGGTCCCTTATTGTTTTCCTAGAGCTTCTGAGCTTGTTACCAACGCTTCCACTTGTGCAGGAATCATAACTGTGGATGATTGGAAGAAGAAAGTGGGTATGATTAGCCCTTTGGACACTTCTTGCAACGGGGACCTCAGTGATCAAACTCGTTGCAGCATATGTATTGATGCTGGTCTCAAAGTGACTTCCCTACTCAAGGGTTTGGACCCAAATGCCACAAAGTGCTTTTACTTCACAGTTTTGTATGCCACAGCTATTGTTAACCAGTACGGTCCATCAAATTTGGGCACCGCTGCTTGCATACTGGGCATGCCGCTATCGGTGAAAGGTTCATCGAATAAAAAACAAGAGCTGAAACTTGTTTTTGGGTTGGTGGGTGCTGTTACTGGTGTTGTGCTTGGTTTTGTGTTGATTGTGGTGTACAGAAAGTGGGATAAGAGAAGGAAGGAAGATAATTATCACAGGTCGGTTGAAAACGGGGTGAGGAACAGTGTTTTGCCTAATACCGGTGCCAAATGGTTTCACATATCGGAGCTTGAGCGAGCCACGGGTAAGTTTTCTCAGAGGAATATGGTTGGGCAAGGTGGTGATGGGGTTGTGTACAAAGGGACTCTTTCAGATGGCACTGTGGTTGCGGTGAAGGAAATTTTTGATTTGGAGACAAAAGGGGATGAAGATTTCTGCTATGAAGTGGAGATCATAAGCAAAATAAAGCACaggaatcttcttcctcttcggGGCTGCTGCATTTCAAGTGATAATTTGAAAGGTAAGAGAAGGTTTCTGGTTTATGATTTCATGCCAAATGGAAGCCTGAGTTACCAGTTATCAGTTTCTGGTGCCAATAGGCTAACATGGCCACAAAGGAAGAACATAATCCTTGATGTGGCTAAAGGGCTTGCTTATTTGCACTATGAAATCAAACCCCCAATTTATCATCGTGACATAAAGGCTACGAACATACTTTTGGATTCAAAAATGAAAGCCAAAGTGTCAGATTTTGGGTTGGCGAAGCAAGGGAACGATGGGCAGTCTCATCTCACCACAAGGGTTGCCGGCACATATGGTTATTTGGCACCAGAGTATGCTCTTTATGGGCAACTGACAGAGAAGAGTGATGTGTATAGTTTTGGCATTGTGATTCTTGAGATCATGAGTGGAAGAAAAGTGCTTGATACCATGAATTCATCGGTTGTTTTGATCACGGATTGGGCATGGACACTGGCAAAATCAGGGAACATGGAAGACATTTTTGACCAGTCAATAAAGGAAGAGGGACCAGAGAAGATCATGGAAAGGTTTGTTCTTGTGGGAATACTCTGTGCTCATGCAATGGTGGCTTTAAGACCTACTATTGCTGAAGCCCTTAAGATGTTAGAGGGTGACATTGACATACCCCAGTTACCAGACAGACCTGTGCCATTGGGTCATGAGACCTTCCAATCTTCTTTGCTGCATGGTATGCAAACTAGTGTAGGATCATCctcatatttttcttcatatctTGCATCTTATTCAACAAGCACCAGAACAACATAG